In Macaca nemestrina isolate mMacNem1 chromosome 10, mMacNem.hap1, whole genome shotgun sequence, the genomic window ttcagtAACGCTGTACCTCTGGATTGTGAGCTTTACACGTGTTTCTCAGTTCACCTCTCCTCTTTGCCTGTACCTCCTTAAATGGGACAGAATAGCTATAGGGAGCTGGAACTTGGTATTATCCTTCCCCCAAGTCAAGTGGGTTCTGATAATAATTCCAGCAGGTTAGGATCTGGTTGAATAGTTCATCCTGAAAACAGACCTTGTTAAGAGTAATTGAATTAtctggtatatttttaaatggtttccttttctcttctcagcCAAAAGCACAAGAGTATTTTCTCTAATTTGTACCATGAAAAAACAGGTTGAGCTCAAGGAAATGAAACTCACAGAAGTGTGGGAGCCCTCCAATGACTGGGTCCCTCTGGAGTTTTTAATCTCTCAGACTTGTCAACACCAAGTCTCCAGCAATTTGTTAATCACAGTTAAGCTTTCTTCCCCTGGCACTTGTTTCCATGAAGAATATTACCTGTGGGTTTCTGCTTCATTAAGTTGCTTTATACATTTACCCGTTTGCCTCTCCAGTTTCAGGGGCAGTGATTTGCCCTGTGAACtctcttgttttataaatataaaatgagtcattgattttttttttcatttgttcagctttttatttgttgttgggGTTGAGTGATGACTTCCAAGCTTCTTATATACTGGGCCAGAAATCAGAAGTCCACTGTAGGATTTTGAGTTGGGGTGTGTGAGATAATTTAATTTATGCCTCTAAAAAGAAAGGTAGtgtgcactttggaaggccgaggcaagtCTATCacccatgccattgcacttcagcttgggcaacagagcaagactccgtctcaaaaaaaaaaaaaaaaaaaaaaaaaaaggtagtgtataaatattattcagccataaaaaagaatgaaatcctgtcttttacaacaacatggatggaatagGAAATcattaagtaaatgaaataagccaacacagaaagacaaatattgcatctTCTCACTAATGTGTTGTggctaaaaaagtggatctcataaAGATAGACAGTAGACTGGTGGTTACCAGCGGCCAGGAAGGGTAGGGGTAGGGGGAAATAAAgagattaattaaaaataataaatgagcaCCAACATAcaatttgataaataaaataagacctagtgtttgatagatcagtaggatgactatagtttacaatagtttattgtatatttcaaaataccagaagagaataattcaaatgtttctagtataaagaaaagaaaaatatttgaggtgGTGGACATCCTGATTACATTGATTTgctctttacaaattatatgaatgtaatAAATTTTCACATGTATCCAGAAAATATGTGCATTTATTGTGTACCAATGAAAAAGTAAATCAAAATTTGTAAAAAAGTATGTGCTATGTGGATAGAGATGAATAAAATTGATATCGGGGTGTGAAGCTAGGGTGAAAGGGACATAGTTCAGAGGGAAATATGGTGGCTTAGGATAGTAATAGTTAATGTGACAAGACACAAATTTAAGATGTATTTTGAAGGTAAAGCCAACAAAACTTCTTAGTGGACAAAATGGAAGATGTatattaaaaggataaatttAGAATTAGTATTAGATTTTTAGCCTGAGCAGGGATTAGGACCATTTACTGAGAAGAAGACATGAAGAAGTGCCcctgataagaaaagaaaaagttcttccACCAAAATGGAAgtggagaaaaagaatgaaaattagaTGCAGGCAGATAGTTACATGTGATAGAGAGGGAAGAatgataacattttttttcttattgttttttaatttttggagaaataATTGAAAAGTCATCAGATGAAGTTAGGAGAATGAAAAATGTTGAAATTCAAAGAAGAGAGGGTATGAGACAATCATCACTGAGAATCAGAAGTGAAATTTATTAGACAAATGAATAGGAATTCTGGGCAATAATAGGGATCCACTTGAGATTtgtgattaaaaattttaagtgtgaCTTTTCAACAAGGTTGAACACTTCCTTTCAGCTATGTTAAGCTTTTTCAGTGAGGTCAGAATCAGGAGAGATTTAAGTTTAACAGCTAATGTTTTGAGAAACTTATATGATTTAAGACAGAGGGTTGAGGGTAACAAGGGAGTCATTTTAATTTTGGAGCAAAGTAAGCTAACTAAAGAGGAAGATAAGGTCATAATTAGAAGATGAAGAGTAAAAAGCGGTGGGACAATGAGTTGGACAGAATCATAGATGCTGTAGTGACAGTACTAGCTTATGTGAACTGGAAAAACAAGATGATGTTTCCAGAGTAGAGTGCTTGAAAATGAGATTTTGTAAAGAATGAATTTATTGGTAGTGAAATGTTCTGTGATATGACCATGGAAGTGACTGGTTgatatgaaaaagataaatattcatTATTGGAGGTGAAGATGTTCAGAAACTGAGAAAACAATAGTTATTCGAATCACAGTAGATGAAATTGTCTTATGCCCTGTATTTCAAATAATCCATagtttttaaaagggaaagaaaaatggtaTGGTAGTGACCAGAATACATACCTCACTTCCAGATAACGTTAACACATGTTATAAAAGTCAGTCAGGCATCGAAAAAGCTATTAAGAAAACAATGACCATGAATTTCATAGAATAACCAATGAAAGGATTTAAAGGGTTGGAAAAGAGTGGGTGTTGGCTTAGAACAGAGTTTTGATGATGATGTATGACCTAGTAGATTTGAACCTTTTTAACTAATGAAGTAAACAGAGAAATGTATCATCTGATGAGTACTTTCTTATGGGAAAGTTGGTACTACTGTTACTACTGATAACTGTTAGTGTGTCATTAATATGTTCAAGGTATCATTCTAAgcattacgtgtgtgtgtgtgtgtgtgtgtgtgtgtatcagctCATATCATCCTCCTGCAAACCTCATTGTTGTCTACATTTTATGATTGAAGAAACAGGGAGGTTAAGTTATCTAATACTGCTTAGTGAGTAATGGAGCTGAATCTAGGCATTCTAGCTGCAGAGAAGACACTCTTAATCATTATGAAATACTTTCCTTCTTATAAGCAGGACTTTGGGCACTTTTAATTATGAGACTACTGGGATGGTAAGAGATGGTGGGGCAGTAGTAATGAGAAGTTGTGATTTTACAAGAAAAACTCAGAGATCTATAGATTTGTCTTCACTTCTTCCAAGAGTAATATTAATCCTCAAGGAGGGACAATCTTCTCAAAGGGATATGGAGTTGTAAAGGCTTCTTAATACCAGAACAACTCAAGCTCTGATTTATCTTGCATAGATGACTGGGGGATAGGTTGCAGCCTTGCGAGGAGAAGACTTCCTAGACCTCTATAAAAGAAAGAGTCAAGAAAGTCACTACTAATGATGACTTGCGAAGACTTTGAGGGCTTCAGACACCATATGTATgatcttaaagaaaatttaagaagtGTTATTTCAAGCATAGCTTTTGCCTCAAATATGCCCTTCCAACTGAGAAAAATATTAGTCACACAAATACCTCAGTGAAGTTAAAAGTAAAACTATTATTTACTAGGTCAAAATGCAAAAGGGGGAAAATTCAATAAAAAGTAACACTATAAAGAAGCAAATTAAGAAGTGTTATTTCAAGCATAGCTTTTGCCTCAAATATGCCCTTCCAACTGAGAAAAATATTAGTCACACAAATACCTCAGTGAAGTTAAAAGTAAAACTATTATTTACTAGGTCAAAATGCAAAAGGGGGAAAATTCAATAAAAAGTAACACTATAAAGAAGCAAATCTGTGGAGAAACATGATTTTGATGACTAGTTGTCTTTTTATTAGCTATCTAGTTCATTTAACAGACAAAAAATTCAGTACAAGGTCATTcattaaaataggaataattaaCAATAGTTCATTATTCAATCTTTCAGCTGTTCCTATTTTATCACAATAACTTTTCCTATAATTGAGAGATTCATGAGGAAGtcttgaaaagaatgtatgttTCTTTCAATTCAATAAAACATTcagtcaaaataataaaagaggtGCTATTACTTTGTTTTGGGTGAATGATATGTAAGCTAGGCTTTGCTGTAGGACTTTGAGCTCATAAGCTGGTATAAAATATCAAACATTTTGACTGTTTAAACAACTCAAGATATGTTTtgcaaaattacaaaacattataCATGTGACTTAATTAATATCTACTCCAATTATACACAACACATCATGCTGAAGATTTAGATTTATTTGAAAACACTTAGTCTAATTTATATTAGTGCAGAAAAATCACATTCAATAAACCACAATTGTAGAAGAGACAAGTAAGTGTGTTTTGTCACATTTTCACACaaatataatttgatatttaaaGTATGATGAATCACAATCACatgtaaataaatgatttattctCTCAGTAGTAGTAAGAATCTCTTTTGAGTATGTAGGGTCTTCTGGGTTTATTCTCATACAGCTGCCGTTTGAGAATATAAGGAATTTTTCTCTTtatgacttcttccttttcatttttgtcatttcCAGTATCAAGAATATCTTCCTGGATTAACTGCAAGATAGAGATGAAGTAAGTGAAACTTACATGAATAAACTCTTTTGTTTCAGAGCATTTTTCTACATTCTATCTCATTTGCTGTTAAGACAGCAAGACATATGTAGGTGAGATACGAGATACATGAAGTTCAAAGAAATTGTTTTTTCAAAGGAGAGACGGCTATTCAGTGGCTGCAATAGTATAAGAACATGGTAATTCTGACTCAGTTCAGGATTCTTCCTAGTTCACCAGGctagctcttttaaaaaatttctatataCTTTACTAGTTATGTATTTCAAGACTGTACACTAATCCCACCTTTTGTAGAAAAACACCAAATAGACCTTTGAGTACTTTTCAGGCTTCAATTTATGATGGAAATGCCAAaagtatgaaatatatatttcaatatagttTTTGATCTGGTAAACCAAGTTTGGCAACAAAGGTaacaaaattttatattcaattaAGTCAGTTACTGATTTGACATGAAAAACATTCTACATAGTAGAATTGGTCTACATAgtagtttattgaggatttttttttgggggggggtaaGTAACATATAATGGACATTttcctatataaaaatataggcaggagtgtagtggtgcgatctaggttcactgcaagctccgcctcccgagttcacgccattctcctgcctcagcctcctgagtagctgggacgacaggcgccggccaccacgcccggctaattttttgtagttttagtggagacgagatttcaccgtgttagccaggatggtctcgatctcctgacctagtgatcagtccgcctcagcctcacaaactactgggattacaggcgtgagccaccatgcccagccaaaacatattttaaatactaaACAATTTAccagaaatttaaattaaataattaatagtaaatttaaaactgatcttttcagttttttgtttatttatctttttgcttACCAGTTATAATAAACACTAGAAATTCTGCCTGCACTTCTTCTTATCTACAGGGTAGCTCTTTGGTAGTCAATCACAAGTTTGTTAGATTAGCAGGGAAGGCACCCTCAGATCTCCAATGCTAGTGTAaatccagaatataaaatattgacCAAATTTCTCTTAGAGGTTAATTTGAAAGAAATGTTTCCCTTGTCAGAAATTTTTaaacatctgttttgtttttgttgaagaatttatttttcttccccctcctcttcttTATCCTAACATTGTTCTATATCTTCTCAAAGCTGTAATTTATATTTCAGAGCAAAATATATCAATGAAGGCAATAAATTGTAAAGCATTTTGCAAGTACATTATTACACACTGGTGTGTATTTATAAACAAACACATAACACAAAGGTTTCCAAACAAACTGAAATGATGGGCAGATATATATCCCTATTATATATacctttatataaattaaaaatacttttatttgccTAATATATTCAAACACAACAGGTTCCAGATAAAACTGGAATAATAGagatatattaggttggtgcaaaagtaattgtagtttttgccATCAACAGTAATGgcaaaagtaatggcaagaaccacaattacttttgcaacaacgTAATACATCCTTatcttatatttgtatatacataaaaatatattttttgtttgcctaatatattcaaatacaaatggaaaacttTATGTTTTATTCCAGTTTTACTTGGATTACTTTGTTTATAGATTTATAAATCCAGTTTGTTTATAGATCACTACACATGACTTTGTGTTTCTAAGACAACATTTTGAGTTGCTTAAATTTGTTAGACATGCCACCacctacaacaacaaaaattgccTAAACATGCCATCCACTTAAGCATAATAAAAACATGTAGATCAAATCTGCCTGAAGATATATCCTCTTTTTAAGGttgaagaaaaacatattttgctcagtttcaaatatttgaaggacACTTTGAAGATTTGAAGCAATGTTGACTTCAACACGTGGCTTGTTCTTCTTCAATACTTGTAACTCTTCTTGTTATGATTATGATTGGGAATTTAATAAATCAATACAAATGACAGTTAACTAGTGTAACTATAatcatattaatattttgttattgctATACCTCCCAGTGTTGAAAAGCCCTGCTGTGACAGATTTTGTGGAGCTGGTATATTGTCAACATTGCTTCCAAGCTAAAGCCATCTAAAGCAGTGGGAAGTTTCCTTCTTGTAATAAGCTGCTCTTCATGAACTTCTCCTGTTTCCTCAGCTGGGCTGTTCAAATTATTTACAAGACTGCAAACATTTAGCAGAGTCATCTTCCAAGAGGGAACATGTGCTTTACTAAtctgaaacataaaataaaaaaaaaaaaaaacctgcaattAAAACTTGTGTTACATGAGCAAGAAATGAATTTTCAGTGTGCTAAACCATCACATTTAGGGTCTAATTGCTACTCCAGTCTAATAAACACAGTGTTATTTATTTAGTAACATCATGTTCACAAAGTTGTATAGTGCCAATATCTCATAAATTCTATTTAACAAAACGCAATAGTCATATTCACATACACATGCActtatgtgtatacacacagagcaaagtaaaaaagcaaggaaattaaaatgacatcagaaatatataaatatgatatatatatcacagatgaaaaattaaaaataaaaaattattccatATCTATTACATTTCAGCTTAATGTTTAATGGGGCAGTGACAAAGATGGTATTATTAAATGTGGACAATTACAAAGCATGAAGATAGTAATGCATTCCACACATTAATAATTGTTATGGGTAGCATCACAGATTATTTAGGACCTTTATGTATTAACTTGCACCTGGGAATTAGGTAAATCTATACCAAGACACCAAGGCACGTAACTTATCCCATTTTCTAACACAGACTATTAACTTCCGTTGTCTATTTTTGAACTGAAGATGTTGTAGCCATTGGTATTCTGATTGAGtactaaacaatgagaacacatgggcacagggaggggaacgacccacactggggcctgtcagagggtggggtggaggaagcaagagcattaggaaaaatagctaatgcatgctaggcttaatacctaggtgatgggttgataggtgcagcaaaccaccacagcacacctttacctatgtaacaaacctgcacatcctgcacatgtaccgcAGAACGTATTCCTAGGTACGGATTGGAATTTTAGAAACTTGCTTTCAAGACCCCAGCAGAGGAGTAATAGGGCCCAGAATACAAAGTTGTATTTGgctcaattaaagaaaaaagaattagaacATGTGAAAATAACGTGTCTGGTATAGGGAGAATTAAATCCAGACATACAATGAAGAGTACAGTTTAGTAATTCCTAAATACATTATAGAATGGTAAATGTCTAGAAGACTATGAGCTGCatttaaaaacaaggaaacacaGGTAAGCAAGGTAAACTAATCCACTTgctaaagataaaatatttaataagtcaCTGTTTCAGGATTAGATCTCAGTGCTCCTGCTTGCCAGTCCATTGCTCTCCCCTCTCTACTACATTTGTTTTGCAGGTTGTAATGAACTGTTATTTCtaatttaaggaaataaaaaaacacCATTTTATTTCCCCCAATATAATAAACAAAGGCAAAGAGCtcactttgttttcatttaaactgAGACCAATATACCTTTCATCATACCCAATGTAAAAGGCATGGAAACAAgttcctttaaaaacatttacaggCACGTAAATATGTGTGGCAATTAATTAAAATTGCAAAATACTGATTGATAGAACTATAATTTCTTTACCTGTCATATCAACACCTTTAACTTCTTTTaactaaaagaatttttttttttcaaaaaggaaatgcCTCTTAAGGAACTTTTAAATCTGGATGGGAAGTTATTACTATAGGAAAAGGATACCATATTGATAATGAAAGTTCATATGTACTTCAACCCagagttaaagaaaagaaaaagttacctTTGATGTATGCATGCTGGTCAATAAATCTGCTTCTAATGCTTTCATTTCCTCCTCTGAATCTgagtaaaatcaaaatcaagtttACTATAATCACATATCATATAATTATATCATAATCTACAGATTTtaggttaattttaaaaagtagtcttAGAGGTTAATGTCTTTcttatgtattttcttaaaaatagtaatcttaaaaaacaaattttaggtATATTTTAGCATAATAGGAAGCTAAAATAGTAGAAGCACTTCtaagaaaataagcatatgatTATTTGTTCAGACAGCTGTTGATGACTTCGAGTTGTTTAaactttgaatttcagatttttaaaatgtgattatattGTATAACACATATTTTACCAAATATGCTAGAGTAGTTTATTTCTTACCAGCCATAGTTTACCTATATAGAAAATAtgcatattaacatttaaaaacacaacataatGAAGATTATACAAGAGACTTTTTCAAGACAAAACCAAAGAGAATTGCTTACTGATAATTTTAGAATAATACA contains:
- the LOC105473261 gene encoding neurotensin/neuromedin N; translation: MMAGMKIQLVCMLLLAFSSWSLCSDSEEEMKALEADLLTSMHTSKISKAHVPSWKMTLLNVCSLVNNLNSPAEETGEVHEEQLITRRKLPTALDGFSLEAMLTIYQLHKICHSRAFQHWELIQEDILDTGNDKNEKEEVIKRKIPYILKRQLYENKPRRPYILKRDSYYY